In Hoplias malabaricus isolate fHopMal1 chromosome 18, fHopMal1.hap1, whole genome shotgun sequence, the genomic window agagaacacaccacactcctcacagtcagtcacccggaggaaacccacacagacacagagagaacacaccacactcctcacagtcagtcacccggaggaaacccacacagacacagagagaacacaccacactcctcacagacagtcacctgggcgTGAAGGTATGGTTAAAGTAAAGAGCGTGCACAAAGCTTTTGTGTACATTGTCTCACCGCAGAAAAGGAATTGATATCCTCTGATTATGCACCGGTTTATACATTATCTGACCTCTTTCTCAGTTTCCTGTCTTTCCTCAGTGTATCCCATTTAATTTTTCAGAGAGATGTGAGCATGAGTTGCACTTCTTGAAAACACGATCTCGTCAGGATTAAACCCGaccctctctctgactcttgTCCACTTCAGGCTCTCACCGCGCTGCTCTCAGACGACAGCAAGTTCGGCTTCATTGTGATCGATGGCAGCGGTGCTCTCTTCGGGACCCTGCAAGGCAACACAAGAGAAGTGCTGCACAAATTCACAGTGGATCTGCCCAAAAAACACGGTAAATAAAATCGTTTTCACACTGATATGAGAACGGAAGCCATTACAAACAGGGAACGTCGTGGTCGTAGTTTACCTTTGTGTCTGTTTGAGGTCTTGAACCCCCGTCCTCCGGGTGTGTGCTCCTCTCTCAGGTCGAGGAGGTCAGTCTGCTCTGCGTTTCGCTCGTCTGAGGATGGAGAAGAGGCACAACTACGTGAGGAAGGTGGCGGAGACGGCCGTGCAGCTTTTTGTGTCCAACGACAAGGTCAACGTGGCCGGGATGGTTCTCGCCGGATCTGCAGACTTCAAGACTGAGCTCAGCCAATCGGACATGTTTGACCCGGTACGTTTCTTCTAACCTCACCGTAACAACTTGTGCCACAACTTACATCAGAGTGCACTGATTACTGAAGAACGATGTCTTTAAACCGTGTacaacacactcacccctgttcTCTGGCTTTCTCTGCTCTCACTCTTCTGGAGCCGTcgagtggtttttgtttgtgtttaaacacttttaaatgtTCTGATTCTAATGTCTGAATATTATCAGAGGGGTTTAATTgcattattatgatttttatgttgtttgtggcataaaatggtcttaaaggctaagcaccagctcctTGAAAGTGTCagtcaaataaatacagtggagttcctaacttgtgtttattgatagtcagaaaacatgttatttcttactaattcaaggaataaggtttaaaagaccccccatcccccccaacggtgttgggaaactctaataggcgtcttgcctgtgacgtagatggtggacaacactctagaagctgcacttaatttaatacagaatgaggaaaaggtgtgttgtttttggctgcaatcattcaatgtacagtgggacatctgtgaacaaatggcccaaagatccccaaagatccagaaaatggactaaatttgtccgctttaaacgggcactttggaaaggaccatccgctcactccgttatctgtagctcatttcactggcgcttttccaacaatatgggcatgtaaggaccccaacgaaaggtgttcaagagcctctgtaacatggaggtaaacagggtaaggacactcacttcgcctgttttagttggtgttagttaacgttagcttgactcgctaaactcggtggctcagattatactcggctacgtagctgcattacggaggtttatagtgtcggatgaattcgagttcgacttcgatcacatttacaagaataacggtacctctacatttgagtttagcttattgctaggctattgtcatgaaatgatgttggttatttagctagatactgtcataacagtcagtcataaccgtgttttaccgcggcgttgttcagctgttgtccaccagtgacgtcacggtcgcgttcgagaatttcaaGCTCGGGGTTTttcgtcaatttaataaaattgtcagttttaaaccaaattaagctgctattttcactttaattcatacttatatctgtcagtaactacaataatgtgaaatattcatggacgtccattaagtggtgcttagcctttaagattAAATTAATTTGCTTACAGCAGATATTTCTGGGACATTATATCAACCAAAAATTGCTATAGACACTTTTCTAAgtattcaaatttatttgtttatttttaaaaccaatGGCCCACCTTTTTAAATGTCCCCTATTGTAGACACTTTTTAAATTggatttgctgtgtttatattgttattttgCTCTCCCCCGTCCCGATGCAGAGGTTACAAGCCAAGGTGTTGAAACTGGTGGACATTTCCTACGGAGGAGAGAATGGATTTAATCAGGCCATTGAGCTCTCTGCTGAGGTTCTGTCAAACGTCAAATTCATTCAGGAGAAGAAACTAATAGGTATGACTCTGCATTCTGGGGAGGTGCAGTATAGCGTGTGTTAAAGGGCTGATAAGTTGTTTATAAACCTAAATTAAAGAGGAATAAAAGAAGTGTATGGCCCTGTTTAATCACAGTCCAGTTCTTAAACTTTGCTTGAGGCGATATGTGTGTTTTACTGTACGCTGTGAACATTTTGACAGAACTTCAAACGGGTTTCTGTGACTGTTTTGACAAACCAGGCTTTACTTGATCCAGTAAATGAAGTTAAGTGTAACACGGTGTGCGGTGAAGGTCTTGGAGATGTATGATCTTCACTGAGCAGATCTCTCTCAAGGCGCTGTTGCACATGTGTCTTCAGGGCGATACTTTGACGAGATCAGTCAGGACACGGGGAAGTACTGTTTCGGAGTGGAGGACACGCTCAAGGCGCTGGAGATGGGAGCCGTGGAGATCCTCATTGTTTATGAAAACTTGGACACTATGCGCTACGTCCTGCGCTGCCACGGAGCCGAGGGCAGCTCGCCTGAAaatggtatttacataaaatacatGAACTCGCGTTACAATGAACGGTGAACATGAATAAAACGCATGTTGCTTAattctgtctgtttgtttgtttctgacaTAGATGAGAAAACACTGTATCTGACACCTGAGCAGGAGAAGGACAAGTCTCACTTCACAGACAAAGAGGTGGGTGAACAATCGTTTAATTTTTTCTCTTATATTTTCCCCTTGGCTCTTTATGTCAAATCAGTCAAACACCAGCACTGGGAagatgttgttttcattttttagtaaagattttgtgtgtgtgtgtgtgtgtttcagactgGGCAGGAGCATGAATTAATAGAGAGCATGCCGCTACTCGAGTGGTTTGCCAACAACTACAAGAAATTCGGTGCCACGCTGGAGATTGTGACGGATAAGAGCCAGGAGGGTTCGCAGTTTGTGAAAGGCTTTGGCGGTATCGGGGGTGAGGCACCAATTTATAATACAAATTTAgtggctctgtttttgttttgtttttgaggtGAGACTGGAACTGGAATATACGGTATTACGGCTGTGTTTATACTTGTCAGCAGTCATTAAAACTAAATCATGGAGCGATTTGttagtaagtgtgtgtgtgtgtgtcctctcaaATTTTGGCTTGTACCAAACTGTCTGAGCAGAGAGATCTTGGTTCATTCCTAAACGAACCCTGCTGCTGTTCCTTTCAAGTGTGAACACTACACGAGCCAACGGCATCTACACCAAATAAGTCTGAAGTCCCCGGATGTGACTGTAAACATGCTGCAACAAAAAAGTCTTTGTTTTGTGCAACAAAGGAAATTCTGCTCCTGTGTTAAATCTTTAATGCATTTCACCACCTCTCGCTGTGTCCCCACCCGGTAAAAATAGCACCAGGTGTAAACAACCTCGATAAGTGCATTAAGCCCAGCATGGGGCGCTGTTCTGAAGACTGGCGTGACAGTGAATGATAAACAAATCAAGAATAAAATGTAACTGTGACAACTTCTTGTTTGATATGGACCAAGGGAACTGCCCTACGAATGTGAACACACCGTAAAATCCAGTTAAATCAGACTGATtttctatcattcattcattgtctgtaacccttatccagttcagggtcgcggtgggtccagagcctacctggaatcactgggcgcaaggcaggaacacaccctggagggggcgccagtccttcacagggcaacacacacttgcacattcactcacacactcacacctacggacaattttgacaatttcgccaatccacctaacaacgtgtgtttttggactgtgggaggaaaccggagcacccggaggaaacccacgcagacacagggagaacacaccacactcctcacagacagtcacccggaggaaacccacgcggacacagggagaacactgatTTTCTTTCAGTGATTTTTAATACTGTGTACTCTGTGCTCTCCGACTTCCTGAAATGTCtacaacattttttaattgGTTAAATTACCTGTATAAACCTATAGTACAACTACGTCATTGTCCGTGGTGCAAACGTGTCTTCTTCCTTCTCTCCTTTTTACAGGAATACTGCGATACCGAGTGGATTTCCAGGGCATGGAGTACCAGGGGGAGGACGATGAGTTCTTTGACTTAGATGACTACTAGGTAGTCGGGACTGACACAACAGAGAATTAATTTTTCAGCAGTAAAAGATtccctctctctatcgctcAGCCCACGTTCGGTGGGAGAAAGGCAGGAACAGCGAAGCGGCGATGAGGAAATTATGACGTGAAGGAGGGGACAGAGAAATGGTATCTACTTAAACGTATCCCTGACCTTAGGACACACACTGACTGGATGAAGCTGACTGGGTTTTGTCTTCTCTTCATGTCATTAACACATCACAGCAACAGTACacaaacacccccctcccctctGCCAGACTTTGCCTCGGCTCGATGGAAAACACTGAAAGGCTGTCAGGTTTTTTATatgattataaaaaaaaataaaaaaaaacaaaaaacagtacCCAGTTTATGACTACGGCTGCACAATATGGGTATCGCTGTTCTGGAGGGACACGAATAAGAGCCAAACCAAGCTAATGACCAATGGTAATTGAAAACCTTGTGAGCTGTGATTGGTCGGGATGCCGAACAACTAAACTGGAACCTCATTGGTGTTTTAGGTCACTGATGTTAAACGTTAACGTTGGGATAAACgttaattttaaatttatatataacacTGCAGCGGAGGTTTGAGGCGTTCAATTCAACCCATCTCTGTTTTCATAAAACGTTTGTTGCGTATTATGGCCGATGAACAAGTTAAATAAAGGCGGCTCCTAACTTTGACGGCCTTCGTGAACCCTGAATGATTACGTTCAAGCGAGCGGCAGTGTCAGAAACGTCTGTACCACTGTCTGCAACGGCTGTCACACGTGACGATAACTGCTTTAACAGACACTTTCATCCAGAGCGATGAGGCGCACCCTGTTTATTGAAAACTACTtctattggtgcttttccactgtgtggTACCTACACTGTTAGACCCCTGGTGTCTGGTTCATGTTCCACTACCACAGTCTACAACCCcggtctctaacaggaaccgcaagctttggaaaccacagcgATAATGTTAagggttgttgttgtttgggactgaacacagctccgtcatcagttcagacagatcagtagagtttgttccttccttgttgcagcgtccagctctcgctggattctttcgtcggccaccgatccaaggagcgtttgaacctcttcaaaagaccacggcgtcattttacgagctgccgtcgtgagtcggataaaaacaaacgtggcGTCTGCTTCTTTGAGCCATTAGAgcagatacaaaaaaaaaataatccccGATTTCCAAACCCTACGTACCActtttgcctaatggaaaagcaaaaatggagagtagAGCCGTGTAGGTACCGTGCAGTGGAGACGTGCCCTGTTACGAATGTGTGTCACAGCCCTACAGCTCGGAAACTGCGAGTCTttttggggtgtgttctcttttGTCAGTAGTACGCTGTAGATACACTGTGCCCAGACGCTCTTTTCAAAATCCTACGTCCTAAACGTTTAGTGAATAGGGATGGGGCTTGAATGGGAAGGGCCCAAATTTCTTTAATAGTGCGTCCAAAAATGTCCCTTCTACACAGTGTAATCTTAACGAACACCTGCTTGTATAACGGCTGTGGTGATTGGTCAGAGActtcatttgcatattgcaaCTTTCTGCAAAATCGGTATCGACCATTTACACATCTTCACCGTAGTCTGCTGTGTCATTAATAAGTGTGAGAAGGGTCCGCTGCGAGGGACATATTGTGTAGCTCTATTCTTACCCCAACTTTTTTTACCGCCCCCTGCTGCTGGTGTGCCGTTTTATTGGAATTTATGGCATTTTTACTTGAAATATCCTTGGCGTTTGTGCCGAGCAGGACGAATTAAATCTGCGCTGCTTTCACAGCCACATGAGGCCTCCTTACGTCCACGCCTGCACTTCTCTCCTCCAGTCTACTCCTGCCTTCTTTCTGCTGTAAATcagtgtggtggtggtgatgatgcgTTCTGAGCCAGCTCGGTCTCCTGCTCCTCTCGTCTCAACTCGCACAGAAGGACCATCACAAAGCTGGATCCCCCTCTCCGTTCTGTTTGTTTCTGGACAATGTCCCGCCCCAACGGGCCTGTCACAATTGTTGTGCAAACAAAACAATCGCACTAACGTGAATATATGAAAGCCTAGGTCATATCCGGACCTGTCATTGGTCTCGTTCAGTCTAAACCCGGACTGTGTGCAACAATATGCAACAATAGAATTTGCTGTGGAATCCAAGACTAGGTTCTCTAGCTTGTAACTTGGGGCTGCAGCACCTTCAGGGGGCAGCACTGagtcatgtttgtttatttgagttcTGTTGTCTGACGTTATGAATCCGGATGAAGCATCAcgattgtgacaggcctaacgCCAAGCCTCAGACGGACTGTATTTGCGTGCCTgaattgtgtggtgtgtgtgaaataatgaTGGCACCATTCTAATGCCTCATGGTATTGTAACGATGTGGACATCAATATGAGCTCAATGGCTCTTATCGACTGAAAGACTACAGACACTGACCACGGAGGGGTGCTGAAATCGACCGAACTGTGACAGTATGGATGTGTAAATCCCGTGTTAGGGTTCATCTTCCTCTGCCTATAAACCTCTTAGTTCATCCCAATCTAAGCCCTCCACTTCTCTCAGCCGTGTAGAGACACTGATTTTGATTCGGACAAATGGGAGATGAGCACACGTCGGAACTTTATCGGTAACCGCGGCACGGCCTCGTTTTGATCTCTCAGATTCACCAGGCGTCGGGCGAAACCCAACGAAGTAGTCTTTAACAGGAGAAAATCACAGCGAAGAGGCTCCCTATTTTAACagatattttctgtattttctcaTCTCCTTCCTCAACCCATCaatattttgtataaatcaTTTGTTACATAAGGTCACAGATATATTAAACGTTCTCATTGTTTGCAAATGTCTCGCTTCTGTTTGCTGATTTTGAAATGGGATTCAAAGCAAATTCACGTTTAAAGATGTACGTTTTacgttgttattattattattttacgtAGGGATAGGGTTTGGTGAAATGTGAACCATTTATAGAGGTCTGTTTCCTTTAACACAGCACTCAACAACATCCAAGTTAagcctagtgtgtgtgtgtgtgttactaaaCTTGTGCTTGGGAAACTTCCTTGTGACCGGTTTTGTAACTCAAGTTAAGCCTGTGTTTACAACAGAAACTTGGTGGGGTTCGAGGTTTAGGAGATGGACCCTGTCCAGTGGAAAATCAAGTGTGAATGACCATGCTAACGTTAATGTGGTTGTAATACGACTGAAGGTTAAATCATTAGTGAAAGAAGCAGTCTACGTTAATGGTCCATTTGATCGGGGCTGATAAACTGGGGCGTTCCTATCACTGCGTTCACagaaacaattaattaatttatcttCTTTAACCGGTTCAACGTGATAAGCTTGGGGTGGGTTTGGAATCCACCCAGAATGACTGTCTTCCACAGTTCCCAAAACACGGATTCAGGCGGACAGAATTTATGACCTCAAACCTCAGGAATCCACTAGAAAGGTGAGTGGAGATGTGGGGGGGGGAAATTGCATGTTCATAGAACCACCAAAAGTGAAGAGTTAAAGTCCTATCTGACCAACTTGCGAGGCTTTGTTTTATTAGTATTAACCAATATATCTGTCATTGTGCTGAGCTTTTGTTGAGGTCTTCAGGACGTCCTGTCCCACTGATCATAATGTTCAACCTCAATCGGAATATTAGTGAGATACGCGTTAAATATAACCAGGAGATATTTACCGTACCTGAGGTACGTCAATCATTCAGGGGGACTCCCCTCGGGCTCTTGACTGACAGCGAGGAGAGCCAATCACGGCACAAGTCCCAATACGTGGCCACGCCTTTGATGAGTACGTTTTGTCCGATGCGGAGCGTGTATTCCGCGTCGTCCCCGCCCTGTGCTTCTCCCTTTTCTCGTATGACGTCGCCGGAGCTGCAGGGCTGGGTTTCCATTTTTTGATGCGAGTTTCGGGGGGAACTAACAATATGGAGCCGGACATGGAGGACAAAACGCTAGAGCTTATGGTGAGCGTTCAGTTTGCGGGTGGTTTCcctgttttaaataaacaaaaacggGCCTCTTATTTATGGCCTGCGGGGTCTTTCTTGAGAGTGGCTCTAATATAAGTCTGAACTGCTTTAAGGGCGAGGTGGTGATGAAGTACGTTTATTTTGACGAGGAAAGAGGGGCACATGTCCTAAAAACAGGGTTTGTACGCGTATTTGGAGTGTATTTCGCCTGACCTAGAGAAGgccctgtctgtgtgtgggcaTCTCTTTCCAGTGTCTTACCGGTGCCCTGATTTAAATATATCACTACGAATAAATCTTAGAATATCTCAAAAATATGGACGTTTTAACGGCTCAAGATTAACGTCTAACACCCGCCTGCTGTCGCGGCTTAAATAAGAGAATGTGTTTTCAAAGATAAGAGGAAAGATTGCTTCCTTTTCCCTGGGTCTTCTTCtaattctccgttccaccttaaacggtgcggCAGGCGCATTGTAGGGCCTGTGGAGCCTCTACGCAGCTAGcaggttttttaaggtggaacgggcaATTCGGAGGAAGGGCTCCGAGAATAGGAAGCCAAAGTGAGCTTCGTACTGCGGCGCCGCTGCGCCATTATGAGCTAACAGCTAAAGCTAATGCTAACGTCTCGCCAAGATTAATTCCACTTTGGGCACAGTTTAGCTCATATTTTTCCGGCCTGTTGGGACTAAAATGTGACCCCACGTTGACTGGGGTTTGTGACGTATTGAACACGGTTGTGTCCTGTTTGTAATTCGTACGTAAACGTTAATGTTGGTGTACGTAGAGCCTAGCCTTAGCCCACTTAAATGGCAGATGACGTTGACTGCATTAACCCTTGATAAACGTTATATTACTTTAATTCTGTCTGTTCCACACTGTTTAATATCTTTAAATAGGCCGTGTGTATATGTATTACTTAGTTTTCTCACGAGAGTGACCTTAGCTTACATTTCTATTGTTATTCACCACTCAGAGCtccactttgaacacatttatgGGTTAAAGAAACCAAAAACTGCTACTctaatgtacatttacacatttgtacatTAACCCAAGCACTTTAAAACCTCTCATTACGTCTTAGAATTAAAGAAACCGTGTCTTTAAGGTGGATAGGTAAATGAGGTAGATGCTGATTGGCTGTGGCTCATTCAAAAACAGTCCTGGGCTGAAAAGCTGCTTATAACAGTGGACATTTGGTATGGGATGATTATGAATGTCGACGTGTGTGAAGTATGTGTTTAACTGTGAGCTCTGTTTCCAAACAGTGTTTAAAGAGGAAAGAGACCTGTTTATCTGACACCAAAGAGCAGAAAACACAGGCAGCGTTGAGCTGTGACCCTGAACACTTCTTATAACTTCAGGC contains:
- the etf1b gene encoding eukaryotic peptide chain release factor subunit 1b gives rise to the protein MADDPSAADRNVEIWKIKKLIKSLEAARGNGTSMISLIIPPKDQISRVAKMLADEFGTASNIKSRVNRLSVLGAITSVQQRLKLYNKVPPNGLVVYCGTIVTEEGKEKKVNIDFEPFKPINTSLYLCDNKFHTEALTALLSDDSKFGFIVIDGSGALFGTLQGNTREVLHKFTVDLPKKHGRGGQSALRFARLRMEKRHNYVRKVAETAVQLFVSNDKVNVAGMVLAGSADFKTELSQSDMFDPRLQAKVLKLVDISYGGENGFNQAIELSAEVLSNVKFIQEKKLIGRYFDEISQDTGKYCFGVEDTLKALEMGAVEILIVYENLDTMRYVLRCHGAEGSSPENDEKTLYLTPEQEKDKSHFTDKETGQEHELIESMPLLEWFANNYKKFGATLEIVTDKSQEGSQFVKGFGGIGGILRYRVDFQGMEYQGEDDEFFDLDDY